In Dromaius novaehollandiae isolate bDroNov1 unplaced genomic scaffold, bDroNov1.hap1 HAP1_SCAFFOLD_37, whole genome shotgun sequence, the following proteins share a genomic window:
- the LOC135326165 gene encoding olfactory receptor 14A16-like, which translates to MAYDRFIAICRPLHYGTIMGSRACVKMAAAAWASGFLNALLHTANTFSIPLCQGNALDQFFCEIPQILKLSCSDSYLRELGFLVVGACLVFGCFIFIVVSYVQIFTAVLRIPSEQGQHKAFSMCLPHLAVVSLFLSTVMFAYLKPPSLSSPALDLVAAVLYSVVPPEVHLDADSADFA; encoded by the coding sequence atggcctatgaccgcttcattgccatctgcagacccctgcactatgggaccatcatgggcagcagagcctgtgtcaaaatggcagcagctgcctgggccagtggttttctcaatgctctcctgcacactgctaacacattttcaataccactctgccaaggcaatgccctggaccagttcttctgtgagattccccagatcctcaagctctcctgctcagactcctacctcagggaacttgggtttcttgtggttggtgcctgtttagtctttggatgtttcattttcattgtggtgtcctacgtgcagatcttcactgctgtgctgaggatcccctctgagcagggccagcacaaagccttttccatgtgcctcccgcacctggccgtggtctccctgtttctcagcactgtcatgtttgcctacctgaagcccccctccctctcctccccagctctggatctggtggcggctgttctgtactcagtggtgcctcca